A stretch of the Campylobacter sp. 19-13652 genome encodes the following:
- a CDS encoding glycerate kinase, with translation MKVVVAIDSFKGSLSSLEAGEAVKEGIGDLAEVAVVPIADGGEGTVEALRDALGGKSVSVVVSDPLGRKISASYAMAFDRAIFEMAASSGLPLLEPSERNPMKTSTYGFGELLLDALNKGARKFIIGIGGSATNDAGMGMLRALGVKFKDASGAYLAGVGADLMRVASVDISGLDARIRECEIVVACDVNNPLYGENGAAYIYGAQKGANADMIEQLDAGLRRFCEVASRELGADMEQVAGAGAAGGLGYALLAFLGASLRRGVDIVCDEVGLKSALVGADLVITGEGRFDTQSLMGKTPSGVAKLAKAAGAKVVVLAGSLGDDLADSELIDACFSVVRAPCSLKEAMRADIARINLKQSARQAVKLFIAGAGLEI, from the coding sequence ATGAAAGTAGTCGTCGCGATAGATTCTTTTAAGGGCTCTTTAAGCTCGCTTGAGGCAGGAGAGGCTGTAAAAGAGGGCATAGGCGATTTAGCCGAGGTGGCGGTAGTCCCCATAGCTGACGGTGGAGAGGGGACTGTGGAAGCCTTAAGGGATGCTTTGGGCGGAAAGAGTGTGAGCGTGGTAGTAAGCGATCCTTTAGGGCGAAAGATTAGCGCAAGCTACGCTATGGCTTTTGATAGAGCTATTTTTGAGATGGCGGCTAGCTCTGGACTGCCTCTGCTTGAGCCTAGTGAGCGAAACCCTATGAAAACTAGCACTTACGGCTTTGGCGAGCTTTTGCTAGATGCGCTAAATAAAGGAGCTAGGAAATTTATAATAGGCATAGGTGGAAGCGCCACAAACGACGCTGGTATGGGCATGCTACGTGCGCTCGGGGTTAAATTTAAAGACGCAAGCGGTGCGTATTTAGCTGGCGTGGGGGCTGATTTAATGCGGGTGGCTAGCGTGGATATTAGCGGACTTGACGCGCGCATAAGAGAGTGCGAGATAGTCGTGGCTTGTGATGTGAATAATCCGCTTTATGGCGAAAACGGTGCAGCCTATATATACGGCGCGCAAAAGGGCGCAAATGCCGATATGATAGAGCAGCTTGACGCTGGGCTTAGGCGGTTTTGTGAGGTGGCGTCTCGTGAGCTTGGCGCGGATATGGAGCAAGTTGCTGGGGCTGGAGCCGCTGGTGGGCTAGGGTATGCGCTTTTGGCTTTTTTGGGAGCTAGTCTAAGGCGTGGTGTGGATATAGTCTGCGATGAAGTGGGGCTTAAAAGCGCCCTTGTTGGGGCTGATTTGGTTATCACTGGGGAGGGGCGCTTTGACACTCAAAGTCTAATGGGAAAGACCCCAAGCGGAGTGGCAAAGCTCGCCAAAGCAGCTGGAGCTAAGGTGGTGGTACTGGCTGGAAGTTTGGGTGATGATTTGGCTGATAGTGAGCTAATAGATGCTTGCTTTAGCGTGGTTCGTGCACCGTGTTCTTTAAAGGAGGCGATGAGGGCAGATATCGCGCGAATAAATTTAAAGCAAAGCGCAAGACAGGCTGTGAAGCTATTTATCGCGGGTGCTGGATTAGAAATTTAA
- a CDS encoding GntP family permease — MSLGLLLFCFVIAVVLIIFMIARLKIHPFLTLMSVSVLLGLFAGVPLANMPGIIGTSFSGIFKSIGIVIIFGALIGAILEHTGAGLKIASVVVGALRNRHPDLAMLIIGWIVGIPVFCDSGFVVLNPVRKAIASRLATSPTALSVALSGGLYASHVFIPPTPGPVAAAGALGLGDSLLLVIILGVVVSVPVLAAVYIFARYVARKDELLPASNEVIFNEFDTAINETKLPSFTLSIAPILVPVLLMALGSISSIAGLGGEFAEVIKFIGNPVIALAFGLILALVLLALQDKFKNLSKLTEDTLKTVGPILFITAAGGVLGGVIKSAGFVDIIKANASALSGAGLVLAFVISAVLKTAQGSSTVAIVTTASILGLYTVDDSMLTILGLGSEMGAALAVLAIGAGAMCVSHANDSYFWVVTSLSGLSTQQGYRTQTAMTLIMGLVGVLSVCLLSVVLL; from the coding sequence ATGTCTTTAGGCTTGCTTTTATTCTGTTTTGTAATTGCTGTTGTGCTTATTATATTTATGATAGCGCGGCTAAAAATTCATCCATTTTTAACCCTCATGTCAGTTTCTGTTTTGCTTGGATTATTCGCTGGTGTGCCACTTGCTAACATGCCTGGCATTATAGGGACTAGCTTTAGCGGGATATTTAAAAGCATAGGCATAGTTATTATTTTTGGTGCTTTAATAGGGGCGATTTTAGAGCATACTGGGGCTGGGCTAAAGATAGCTAGCGTCGTTGTGGGCGCACTTCGCAATCGTCATCCAGACCTGGCTATGCTAATTATAGGCTGGATAGTGGGTATACCTGTGTTTTGTGATAGCGGATTTGTCGTGCTAAATCCAGTGCGAAAAGCCATAGCCTCAAGGCTAGCTACAAGTCCGACTGCGCTTTCAGTTGCGCTTTCTGGAGGGCTTTATGCCTCTCATGTTTTTATCCCACCTACACCTGGGCCAGTCGCAGCTGCTGGGGCTTTGGGACTAGGAGATAGTCTGCTTTTAGTCATTATTTTGGGAGTTGTGGTGTCTGTGCCAGTTTTAGCGGCGGTTTATATTTTTGCTAGGTATGTGGCTAGAAAAGATGAGCTTTTGCCAGCTTCAAACGAGGTTATATTTAATGAATTTGACACTGCGATAAATGAGACAAAGCTGCCTAGCTTTACGCTATCTATAGCGCCTATTTTAGTGCCTGTTTTACTTATGGCGCTTGGTTCTATATCTTCTATTGCAGGGCTTGGTGGCGAGTTTGCTGAGGTGATTAAATTTATAGGAAATCCAGTCATAGCGCTTGCGTTTGGTTTGATTTTGGCCTTGGTTTTGCTAGCTTTACAGGATAAATTTAAAAATCTAAGCAAGCTTACCGAGGACACGCTAAAAACAGTCGGCCCTATACTTTTTATCACAGCAGCTGGTGGAGTGCTAGGTGGAGTGATAAAATCGGCTGGCTTTGTGGATATTATAAAGGCAAACGCAAGTGCGCTAAGCGGTGCTGGGCTGGTGCTTGCTTTTGTTATTTCGGCGGTTTTAAAAACAGCTCAGGGCAGCTCTACGGTGGCTATTGTCACTACCGCTTCTATACTTGGGCTTTATACGGTTGATGATTCTATGCTTACGATTTTAGGGCTTGGTAGCGAGATGGGTGCGGCACTTGCTGTGCTTGCTATAGGTGCTGGGGCGATGTGCGTGTCACATGCAAATGACAGCTACTTTTGGGTGGTTACTAGTCTAAGCGGACTAAGCACGCAGCAGGGGTATCGTACTCAGACTGCGATGACGCTTATAATGGGGCTTGTAGGCGTTTTAAGCGTGTGTTTATTATCGGTGGTGCTATTATGA
- a CDS encoding phospholipase A encodes MPKGVKLVLLFCALVLGANDLSEYERALYLESIGEKDAAMAIYKALALKQIGLKNKSQAAIIDNQKIDKSLAPASILANQGSANTSQKASASKDDVSLSEVFDGSGISLHEQNYLLLGSHTFNTPNDGRRSFETKFNLSFKKPLKLPFLGDDKELFLAYSQTSWWQTAKSSVPFRETNYRPEIFMRFKSDDEYLKAVNLGFLHESNGLGGETSRSWNRAYLSADFRFGDFTITPRVWQHLGDLSDNADISRYLGYGDLRVRYDASGYALELLLRNNLRASGNKGAVQAGLIFPIYSGFYGYLQYFNGYGESLIDYNRSISRLGFGIMILR; translated from the coding sequence ATGCCTAAGGGCGTTAAGCTTGTTTTGCTTTTTTGCGCTCTTGTGCTGGGTGCAAATGATTTAAGCGAGTATGAGAGGGCGCTTTATCTTGAGAGCATAGGCGAAAAAGACGCAGCTATGGCCATTTATAAAGCCCTTGCCTTAAAGCAGATTGGGCTTAAAAATAAATCACAAGCCGCTATAATCGATAATCAAAAAATTGATAAATCGCTTGCGCCAGCCTCCATTTTGGCTAATCAAGGCTCGGCAAATACGTCCCAAAAGGCTAGCGCTAGTAAAGATGACGTTAGCCTTAGTGAGGTGTTTGACGGCAGCGGCATAAGCTTACACGAACAAAATTACCTCTTGCTTGGCTCGCATACTTTTAATACCCCAAATGACGGCAGGCGCTCTTTTGAGACGAAGTTTAATCTAAGCTTTAAAAAACCGCTCAAGCTGCCATTTTTAGGCGATGATAAAGAACTTTTCTTAGCTTATTCTCAGACTTCGTGGTGGCAGACAGCAAAGTCTAGCGTACCTTTTCGTGAGACAAATTATCGTCCGGAAATTTTTATGAGATTTAAAAGCGATGATGAGTATTTAAAGGCGGTAAATTTAGGCTTTTTGCACGAGTCAAATGGGTTAGGTGGAGAGACTAGTCGTAGCTGGAATAGGGCTTATCTTAGCGCGGATTTTAGATTTGGTGATTTTACTATTACGCCACGAGTTTGGCAGCATTTAGGGGATTTAAGCGATAATGCAGACATTAGCCGCTACTTAGGATACGGCGATTTGCGAGTAAGATATGATGCTAGCGGCTATGCTTTGGAGCTTTTACTTAGAAATAACTTAAGAGCTAGCGGCAACAAAGGCGCAGTGCAAGCTGGGCTAATTTTCCCTATTTATAGCGGATTTTACGGCTATTTGCAGTATTTTAATGGCTATGGCGAGAGTTTGATTGATTATAATCGCAGCATAAGCAGGCTTGGTTTTGGTATTATGATTTTACGCTAG
- a CDS encoding molybdenum cofactor guanylyltransferase, giving the protein MGHSCSSEGACDGFMELKKQTAVVLAGGRSTRMGEDKALMDFKDGKSLASYVSGRLLAVFDDVYISSKGDKFKDLDKSVKILLDDSELHSPLIALASVLKRFKKPVFIQPVDMPNVSANSIKDMFRLSDDFEVVIACEGGRDHNLCGFFSPNVADKALNLAKSGEHSVGALLKLCDVIRVELGGEKEGINLNSPEDLANA; this is encoded by the coding sequence ATGGGTCATAGCTGTTCTAGCGAGGGTGCTTGTGATGGCTTTATGGAGCTTAAAAAGCAGACTGCTGTAGTACTTGCTGGTGGGCGTAGTACTCGTATGGGCGAGGATAAGGCACTTATGGACTTTAAAGACGGCAAAAGTCTGGCTAGCTACGTGAGTGGGCGGCTTTTGGCGGTGTTTGATGATGTTTATATCTCAAGCAAGGGTGATAAATTTAAAGACCTCGATAAAAGTGTGAAAATCTTGCTTGATGATAGCGAGCTTCACTCGCCTCTAATCGCGCTTGCTAGCGTGCTTAAACGCTTTAAAAAGCCAGTGTTTATCCAACCTGTGGATATGCCAAACGTTAGCGCAAATAGCATAAAAGATATGTTTAGGCTTAGCGATGATTTTGAAGTCGTCATTGCTTGCGAGGGCGGCAGGGATCACAATCTGTGCGGATTTTTCTCTCCAAACGTGGCTGATAAGGCGCTAAATCTAGCAAAAAGCGGCGAGCATAGCGTGGGTGCGCTTTTAAAACTTTGCGATGTCATTAGGGTTGAGCTAGGGGGCGAAAAAGAGGGGATAAATTTAAACTCTCCTGAGGATTTGGCTAATGCCTAA
- a CDS encoding phosphoethanolamine transferase encodes MKPISSMKFNLIFALYLTVLNYKFFEFCLQNLPDDSTSWIMFATLPVVMVALLMLVFSLIFVPFTTKPLAILLLSISAPVAYFMNTYGIVIGNEIIISTLKTDVKEAGALINFRLIGSLFLLWIAPAILIIKCKISYGNLFGALIKRIGTIAATAGFITLCFAMLSKAYIPFFRNNHEAKMYIIPTYATYSAYKVYHKLTAKPVPLAKIGEDAALNDDKKRLFILIIGETARAANSSLNGYTTNDTNAYTKGISGLVSFSDFYSCGTYTARSVPCLLSPFTRDEFTDFKGANTENLTDILARVNVPTFWYDNNSGGCIGGCTRLPEQNVQEFKDKNKEGDAKIFKLAGSKIDELTDSALIVLHLQGSHGPAYYERYPKEFDRFKPTCDTNELSSCTTQEIVNTYDNTLLYTDYLIANLIKNLQKNEVKFDEIGLLYASDHGESLGENGIYLHGMPYSIAPDFQKHIPAIVYTNNQNTNKRLKLRKDDTLSHDNIFSTVLGFFGVKSDIVDDKLNIFSYNQGKN; translated from the coding sequence ATGAAACCTATCTCCTCGATGAAATTTAATCTCATCTTTGCGCTATATTTGACAGTGCTAAATTATAAATTTTTCGAATTTTGCCTACAAAATTTACCAGATGATAGCACGTCGTGGATAATGTTTGCCACGCTACCAGTGGTGATGGTTGCGCTTTTAATGCTTGTTTTTAGCCTGATTTTTGTGCCGTTTACCACAAAGCCACTTGCTATTTTACTCCTTAGCATAAGCGCACCAGTGGCGTATTTTATGAATACTTACGGCATAGTCATAGGAAATGAAATCATCATAAGCACACTAAAAACGGACGTAAAAGAGGCTGGAGCGCTTATAAACTTTAGACTCATAGGTTCGCTTTTTTTGCTATGGATAGCACCAGCAATCTTAATAATAAAGTGCAAAATCTCATACGGAAATCTCTTTGGCGCATTGATTAAACGCATAGGCACGATAGCGGCTACAGCGGGCTTTATCACACTTTGCTTTGCTATGCTTTCAAAAGCTTATATACCATTTTTTAGAAACAACCACGAAGCAAAAATGTATATAATCCCAACCTACGCCACATATAGCGCCTATAAAGTCTATCACAAGCTAACAGCAAAGCCGGTGCCACTAGCAAAAATAGGCGAGGATGCTGCATTAAACGATGATAAAAAGCGCCTATTTATACTAATAATAGGCGAAACCGCAAGAGCTGCAAACTCCTCGCTAAATGGCTACACCACAAACGACACAAACGCCTATACAAAGGGCATTTCTGGACTTGTTAGCTTTAGCGATTTTTACTCGTGTGGGACATACACAGCAAGAAGCGTACCGTGCCTGCTTTCACCATTTACACGCGATGAATTTACCGATTTTAAGGGCGCAAATACCGAAAACCTAACCGATATACTAGCACGAGTAAATGTGCCAACATTTTGGTATGATAATAACTCAGGAGGCTGCATAGGAGGCTGCACGCGATTGCCAGAACAAAATGTGCAAGAATTTAAAGACAAAAATAAAGAAGGAGACGCCAAAATTTTTAAGCTAGCAGGGAGCAAAATAGACGAGCTTACAGACTCTGCGCTAATCGTGCTACATCTACAAGGCAGTCACGGACCAGCCTACTATGAGCGCTATCCAAAAGAATTTGACCGCTTTAAACCAACCTGCGACACGAATGAGCTAAGCAGCTGCACAACACAAGAAATAGTAAACACCTATGATAATACCCTACTTTACACGGATTATCTAATCGCGAATTTGATAAAAAATTTACAAAAAAACGAGGTCAAATTTGACGAAATTGGACTACTTTATGCAAGTGACCACGGCGAGAGTTTGGGCGAGAATGGCATATATTTGCACGGCATGCCCTACTCCATCGCACCTGATTTTCAAAAGCATATCCCAGCCATCGTGTATACAAACAATCAAAATACAAACAAAAGGCTAAAATTGCGCAAAGACGACACCCTAAGCCATGATAATATCTTTAGCACGGTGCTCGGATTTTTTGGCGTAAAAAGCGACATAGTAGATGACAAACTAAATATTTTTAGCTATAATCAGGGCAAAAATTAA
- the dcd gene encoding dCTP deaminase codes for MGLKSDKWIRNMSQQHEMIVPFCEEQIGRGVVSYGLSSYGYDIRVGDEFKIFTNIGGTVVDPKNFDAKNVVDFKGEVCIVPPNSFALARTVEYFNMPKDVLAICLGKSTYARCGIIVNVTPFEPGFRGHITIEISNTTPLPAKIYANEGIAQVLFLQGDEPCEVSYADKGGKYQAQEGITLPRILK; via the coding sequence ATGGGACTAAAAAGCGATAAATGGATACGCAATATGAGCCAGCAGCACGAGATGATCGTGCCTTTTTGCGAGGAGCAAATAGGGCGTGGCGTGGTCAGCTATGGGCTAAGCAGCTATGGCTATGACATCAGAGTGGGCGATGAGTTTAAAATTTTTACAAATATCGGCGGGACGGTCGTGGATCCAAAGAATTTTGACGCAAAAAATGTCGTTGATTTTAAAGGCGAGGTCTGTATCGTCCCACCAAATTCATTCGCACTTGCTAGAACGGTCGAGTATTTTAACATGCCCAAAGATGTGCTTGCAATATGCCTAGGCAAAAGCACCTATGCAAGATGTGGCATAATCGTAAATGTAACGCCATTTGAGCCTGGCTTTCGTGGGCATATCACGATAGAAATCTCAAACACCACGCCTCTACCAGCCAAAATCTACGCAAACGAGGGCATAGCACAGGTGCTATTTTTACAAGGCGACGAGCCATGCGAAGTAAGCTACGCCGATAAAGGTGGCAAATACCAAGCACAGGAAGGTATCACACTGCCTAGGATATTAAAATAA
- a CDS encoding TonB-dependent siderophore receptor, whose translation MTKLSLAMAVTLYSINLIAAEQIPSEKTLQTINVNETVLDSTTEGSSTYSYSATSAGSGFLLPPALVPQSVDVLTSERIQDAPGTYRVTDAINGSTGIKVYSFIPDRVRMYARKMLIDQLQTDGVPMRYNTNYTFGDNLGDTSIYDRVEVVRGANGVLSGAGNPSASINLVRKAPVATPFLSISGAVGSYDLYHVGLDAGGALSKDERIRARISLAEQKRHGYLDRYKENKASVYTAFDFDVGDSGVFGLGANYQDTDIDGTMWSGVPLKYDDGTPTNFSQNVSVAPSWAGVRTKLFDIYGRYTHVFENGAELELGHDHQQARGSRINVQVPSKNYLNSATNVFTSNDIRLFDGKRTQDFSHIKANGEAEIFSLEHELSLTLSTSRQSLNMPVYTNITGSQISGDITNFNPQKPSFTSSPVAADILKTYQHSAVFMDRIKLSDKFALIAGLRYTHFDEKSTGYNDSGKKTWASYKPYRLREDDISKYLALTYEFAPNSALYAAYTDIFSPQNAFDEQDNPLKPTIGKSYEIGAKSQFESGLLLSASLFHIIRNNLAVSTGKTRTDGSTIYASANGATTNGFELSAQGKVLKNLDIYAGYSYVKSRDADKNEIDKNLPNSLFKFFASYEVSSINGLSVGAGLNWQSKTEVVKNGETFKTQSIAVYDALLRYELNKHAKVQLNVNNIFNKRYISGYGSTGHYKLGEPRTFMLSFRYEI comes from the coding sequence ATGACTAAATTAAGCCTAGCCATGGCGGTGACACTCTACTCCATAAATTTAATCGCCGCCGAGCAAATCCCCAGCGAAAAGACCCTACAAACCATAAACGTAAACGAAACAGTCCTAGACTCCACAACAGAAGGCAGCAGCACCTACTCATACTCCGCTACGAGCGCAGGCAGCGGATTTTTGCTGCCACCAGCCCTAGTGCCACAGTCGGTTGATGTGCTAACAAGCGAGCGTATCCAAGACGCCCCAGGCACATACCGAGTAACCGACGCCATAAACGGCAGCACAGGCATTAAGGTATATTCATTTATCCCTGACCGCGTGCGAATGTACGCGCGCAAAATGCTAATAGACCAGCTTCAAACAGACGGCGTGCCTATGCGGTATAATACAAACTACACATTTGGTGATAATCTAGGCGACACGAGCATCTATGACCGTGTCGAAGTAGTGCGTGGCGCAAACGGCGTACTAAGCGGCGCTGGAAACCCATCGGCTAGTATAAATTTAGTCCGCAAAGCCCCTGTGGCTACGCCGTTTTTAAGCATCAGTGGGGCGGTTGGCTCATACGATCTTTACCACGTCGGATTAGACGCTGGAGGCGCGCTGAGTAAGGACGAGCGCATTAGGGCACGCATTAGTCTAGCAGAGCAAAAAAGGCACGGCTACCTAGACCGCTATAAGGAAAATAAGGCATCAGTTTATACGGCTTTTGATTTTGACGTGGGTGATAGTGGGGTGTTTGGGCTTGGTGCAAACTACCAAGACACCGATATAGACGGCACTATGTGGAGTGGGGTACCGCTTAAATACGATGATGGCACACCCACAAATTTTAGCCAAAACGTCTCCGTTGCGCCTAGCTGGGCTGGGGTTCGCACGAAGCTTTTTGACATTTATGGCAGGTACACGCACGTCTTTGAAAATGGTGCAGAGCTTGAGCTAGGACACGATCATCAGCAGGCTCGCGGTAGCCGCATAAACGTGCAAGTGCCGAGCAAAAACTACCTAAACTCGGCGACGAACGTCTTTACAAGCAACGACATCAGGCTTTTTGATGGCAAGCGCACGCAGGATTTTTCTCACATCAAAGCAAATGGCGAGGCTGAGATTTTCTCGCTAGAACATGAGTTAAGCCTCACGCTAAGCACCTCTAGGCAAAGTCTAAATATGCCAGTTTATACAAACATTACTGGCTCGCAAATCTCAGGGGATATAACGAATTTTAACCCACAAAAGCCAAGCTTTACAAGCTCGCCAGTCGCAGCTGATATACTAAAGACCTATCAGCATTCGGCGGTTTTTATGGATAGGATAAAGCTAAGTGATAAATTTGCGCTCATAGCTGGGCTTCGCTACACCCATTTTGACGAGAAAAGTACAGGCTATAACGACTCTGGCAAAAAAACATGGGCGTCATATAAACCCTATCGCTTGCGCGAGGATGACATCTCAAAATACCTAGCACTAACGTATGAATTTGCCCCAAATAGCGCACTTTATGCGGCATATACTGATATATTTTCTCCGCAAAATGCCTTTGACGAGCAGGATAATCCGCTAAAGCCAACTATCGGCAAAAGCTACGAAATAGGCGCAAAAAGCCAGTTTGAGAGTGGTTTGCTGCTAAGTGCATCGCTATTTCACATTATAAGAAACAACCTAGCCGTTAGTACGGGCAAAACCAGAACCGACGGCAGTACCATATATGCAAGCGCAAATGGAGCGACCACAAATGGCTTTGAGCTAAGCGCGCAGGGTAAAGTGCTAAAAAATCTCGATATTTACGCTGGATACAGCTACGTAAAAAGCCGCGACGCAGACAAAAATGAGATAGACAAGAATCTGCCAAATAGTTTGTTTAAATTCTTTGCTAGTTATGAGGTATCTAGTATAAATGGCTTAAGCGTGGGCGCTGGGCTAAACTGGCAGTCAAAAACCGAAGTAGTAAAGAATGGAGAGACGTTTAAAACCCAATCTATAGCGGTTTATGACGCGCTCTTAAGATATGAGCTTAATAAGCACGCCAAAGTCCAACTAAACGTCAATAATATCTTTAACAAACGCTACATCTCAGGCTATGGTAGCACAGGACACTATAAACTAGGCGAACCAAGAACGTTTATGCTGAGTTTTAGGTATGAAATTTAA
- the purF gene encoding amidophosphoribosyltransferase, with product MCAIVGVVNSQDAASIAYYALFAMQHRGQEASGISTSDGKLCTIKGNGLVTEVFNTESFKKLKGDMAVGHNRYATAGSASAGDAQPVAISYALGELSIVHNGNLVNKDEVRERLVQNGAIFSSNMDTENIAHLIARSTKATLKERIKEALGQIIGAYCLLILEGDAMYVVRDRWGVRPLSIGRLKDGGLIVASETCAFDLVGAKFIRDVRPGEMLSIKRGQSEFASEQLYESEPRICAFEYIYFARPDSVIEGKSVYAARKLMGAALARAGVPEGADMVVAVPDSGVAAALGYAKEAGLAYEAAIVRNHYVGRTFIEPTQELRNLKVKLKLNPMSSELAGKSVVVVDDSIVRGTTSKKIVELLRTAGAKQVHFRVAAPELRYPERYGIDTPTSEELISYRLNCDEVCEYIGADSLEFLGLEALVEALGDERKYSLVSFDGDYFIR from the coding sequence ATGTGTGCGATAGTCGGAGTAGTAAACAGCCAAGATGCCGCTAGTATTGCGTATTATGCACTTTTTGCTATGCAGCATAGAGGTCAGGAGGCAAGTGGCATTAGTACAAGCGACGGCAAGCTTTGCACGATAAAGGGCAATGGGTTAGTTACTGAGGTTTTTAACACAGAGAGCTTTAAAAAGCTAAAAGGTGATATGGCTGTGGGGCATAATCGCTACGCCACAGCTGGAAGCGCAAGTGCTGGAGATGCACAACCTGTGGCTATTAGCTATGCTTTAGGGGAGCTTAGCATAGTGCATAATGGAAATCTCGTAAATAAGGACGAAGTAAGAGAGCGTCTCGTGCAAAATGGGGCGATATTTAGCTCAAATATGGATACCGAAAATATCGCACACCTAATCGCAAGAAGTACCAAAGCAACGCTAAAAGAACGGATAAAAGAGGCTTTGGGGCAGATTATAGGAGCATATTGTCTGCTTATACTTGAAGGCGACGCTATGTATGTGGTGCGCGATAGATGGGGTGTGCGACCGCTTAGCATAGGCAGGCTAAAAGACGGTGGGCTAATCGTCGCTAGTGAAACCTGCGCGTTTGATCTAGTGGGGGCTAAATTTATCCGTGATGTAAGACCTGGCGAAATGCTTAGTATAAAGCGTGGACAGAGTGAGTTTGCTAGCGAGCAGCTTTATGAGAGCGAGCCTAGGATTTGCGCATTTGAGTATATATATTTTGCGCGCCCTGATAGTGTAATAGAGGGCAAAAGCGTCTATGCTGCTAGAAAGCTTATGGGGGCAGCTTTGGCTCGTGCTGGGGTGCCAGAAGGAGCTGATATGGTAGTAGCTGTGCCAGATAGTGGCGTAGCTGCGGCTCTTGGGTATGCGAAGGAGGCAGGGCTTGCTTATGAGGCTGCTATCGTGCGTAACCACTACGTGGGACGTACTTTTATTGAGCCAACCCAGGAGCTTAGGAATTTAAAAGTAAAGCTAAAACTAAATCCTATGAGTAGTGAGCTAGCAGGCAAGAGTGTGGTAGTAGTCGATGATAGCATAGTGCGTGGGACTACGAGTAAAAAGATAGTCGAGCTTTTGCGTACGGCTGGGGCTAAGCAGGTGCATTTTCGCGTGGCTGCACCTGAGCTTCGCTATCCTGAGCGCTACGGCATAGACACGCCTACGTCCGAGGAGCTTATTAGCTACCGTTTAAATTGCGATGAAGTGTGCGAGTATATAGGGGCTGATAGTCTTGAGTTTTTGGGACTTGAGGCGCTAGTGGAAGCTTTGGGTGATGAGAGAAAATATTCCCTTGTTAGCTTTGATGGGGATTATTTTATTAGGTAG
- the dapB gene encoding 4-hydroxy-tetrahydrodipicolinate reductase, translating to MINIGLCGASGKMGQEIIKSIEANDMARLAAIVDKGELKSRSDEYIAFKLDDEFMNKSDVVIDFSSPSGTLSLLEIATTVPKPLVIGTTGLSDETLELIKSLSEDMPILYATNMSLGVAVLNRLAQIAAKALVGFDAEIVEMHHRHKKDAPSGTALTLASSVAKARELNLKDVMVCGRQGMVGARSADEIAVLSQRGGDIVGRHTVGFYNDGEFIELNHTATSRATFANGALRAALWLVNKEPGLYSIDDCLGL from the coding sequence ATGATAAACATCGGACTTTGCGGCGCTAGCGGTAAAATGGGACAAGAGATCATTAAAAGCATCGAAGCTAACGATATGGCAAGGCTAGCCGCAATAGTCGATAAGGGCGAGTTAAAGTCTAGAAGTGATGAGTATATAGCCTTTAAGCTTGATGATGAGTTTATGAATAAAAGCGATGTTGTCATTGATTTTAGCTCCCCAAGTGGCACACTCTCGCTGCTTGAAATAGCCACAACTGTACCAAAGCCTCTAGTCATCGGTACTACTGGGCTAAGCGATGAGACACTTGAGCTTATAAAAAGCTTAAGTGAGGATATGCCTATCTTGTACGCAACAAATATGAGTCTAGGCGTGGCTGTGCTAAACCGTCTAGCCCAAATCGCCGCAAAGGCATTAGTGGGATTTGACGCGGAGATAGTAGAGATGCACCACAGGCATAAAAAGGACGCCCCAAGCGGCACTGCCCTTACTCTAGCTAGTAGTGTAGCAAAGGCTAGAGAGTTAAATTTAAAAGACGTGATGGTGTGTGGCAGACAGGGGATGGTGGGTGCAAGAAGCGCTGATGAGATAGCCGTGCTTTCGCAGCGTGGGGGCGATATAGTCGGCAGGCACACGGTCGGATTTTACAATGACGGCGAATTTATCGAACTAAATCACACTGCGACAAGTCGAGCGACTTTTGCAAATGGAGCCTTAAGAGCGGCTTTATGGCTGGTAAATAAAGAGCCAGGGCTTTATAGTATAGATGATTGTTTGGGGCTTTAA